The genomic interval aTCTTTCATCGATTTAAAATGAAGCTTGCAGTGCTTTACAGTGTTGTAGTGCTGTAAAGAAAATATAGTCAAAATAGTTAAAGAGAGGAAAATAGCGTCAGACAGACATAATCAGAAATAGTCATTGTAAACCTGCCAATCATTTTTAGACCAGTGATTTGCATAAAGTGTCACTTGTTTTTGAAGTCTCGTTAAAACTATTTCACTCCATATCATTATGTTATTcattatatttctcattttgATGAATAATTCAGGAGCTGACTATATCTGATTATATCTCTTATTATTTATTCCTACACCTGAATGTCtatctttctctgtttttcccTCGGTGCTTATTTCAGGTGCACTGCAACAACATGTTCTCTCAGAGAGTGAAGGTCTTCCAGAAGGTGGTGTGTTATTTCCGCTCGGACTTGGACTGGGAGCCGACACCCGTGTCTTTTAGTCCTGTGTTGGACGACGTCGACCCCAGCGCTCGATTCGTTACGGTCTCGCTCCAAAACCACATGGCTAGTGCCATCAAGTGTCAGTATTACTTTTCTGACATGTGGATGTTGTTCAGTGAGATCACCTTTCAATCAGGTTAGCATGGATACTTCACTGACAATAATCTTTTCCATTAGCAATTACTAATAGCAAAATCATTATGTCCtcaaatgtgcatttttctTAGCACAGATTTTCATATACTCAGCATAAGTGGCAAACTGTTGAACTATTCAGtgtaaccaaaaaataaaagaggatATAATTGATTCATTATTATTCCACATTAATAGACTTCACTTGCTATTCCAGATACAGCAATGTACAACACAACTTTGCCCCCCCCCATGCCCAGTGCTCCACCCAACCCCCCACCAGGTTAGAcctcctgctgaacatttctaatCAAGTCTTTGTGCTCAAACACAATAAAGTCAATGGAGCCAATAAATCTTTCACCCCAGCTTAGTGCTTCGTAACTCTAAAGCTTCTTTTCACTTTGTATCCCCTCCTCAGGGGATAACCCCGTTCACAAAGTAGACGACAGCAACACTCGAATTCTGATCGGCTGTTTGGTGGCCATTATCTTCATCTTGGtggccatcatcatcatcatactctGGAGACAGGTCTGGCAGAAGGTGTTGGAGAAGGTGAGATCTGTTGTGCAATTAATGATTCTTATTtcttagttattttttttttcagttcttcTGACTCACTCAAGAGGCAGGGTTTTCAGTGATGCAGCCCAAAAACTGGAATACAGTTCCTCTCCATGTCCACACTCATACCTTCTTCTGTACATTTAAAGACCTACATGAAAAATGAGACCTCATGACTTCCACCCAATGACATATAAACCTACCTTagtgtgtcatttttatttgaataaatattaattaatatttgtatTGCGCTATACTATTACTTATTTACCACTTACTTACTAGTCTAATAATTAAGCCAATAATGtatgaataatattatatatcaggtgtagctactgtatatatcaTTCTGAGGAATCTCACTGAAGTGTACTTTAATAAGAATTGTAGATGTAGTAAAAATTTATTGTAGAAACAGAATGTTTCAGACAAATATGCTCGGAAATGCTTGAGGTATCCATTAATACACTTCATAAAAGTTTGCCCAGTTGAATGTAATCTAGGGAGGAGGAGTGTTCCTGCACACCTGCTGCACTATAAATGCTTTCTGCGTTTTTGACATCCTTCACGGTTCCTCCTTTTTTTTAGGTCTCTCGGAGGATGCTTGACGATGAGCTAACTGCCAGTCTGTCAATCCAGAGTGAGGCCTTCAGCTGTAACAACAACCTGACCTCCTCAGCAGCCAGCGAGCCGGAGTCCAGCTCCACCTACGAGCGCATCTTTCCGCTCGGAGCAGATTACCAGGAGCCCTCACGCCTCGTCCGCAAGCTGCCCGACGTCTCCCAGGTCTCAGAGGACACTGGTGAGTTCTGTTAATTAAAAGAATAATCCAACGTTTTATCAAACTTAAGACCTACATGTAATGAATATCTATGGGAAGATATAGTATTCAgttactaaatattttttttaaatatcacgaCTAAATAACACAAATTTAAAACGGCAagcatttaaacaataaatataaaggtGTGTAAtagtttatattgtttattccTGACTTAAAGATAGAGggccgtattcagagttgagtaaTGAGTGTACAGTGAGAAGGTTATACTGAAACTGTACACATCAGTATTCTGAAGTTCACGCTTTGGCTCGTAAATATGTGGTAAATAATCAATGGAATGGCATTtgaggccaatattaaatacatagtAAATATGccactattaattaattaaccgTATTTTCCCTTTAAAGTCCGCATGGAGATTGGAGAGGACAGTATCATAATCATGTTGAGTAATGGGGGTAGAAGGCATATTGTTAAACAAATATCAAGTtgttaatgtgataattacaacttGGACTATTCCAGCAGCTTATGTACAATATAACGGTGGTATgaagtccatacaggatttcatggaggttttttttgtgattgttgcagccaataATGCTTGATGTTGCGGCTTTATAAAAATGTCGCGATGCAAGTTTTTTGTGGGTTCTTTGAAGAAAACTACTCGAGTTgatgaaattgcagttgcactaaattgttttgcatggtctttgaacgatgtttgttggtaaatgagacctgttagctgtactcatgttcagtgtacatgaattgaagagggctttggctgaatgtgcgttgtgatgacatcacatgacgcatcttggcccaaacctGTGGAAACCGTTGAACGTTTAATTCTGAAAAGaaatctccaagaaccccaaaatttcatcacaggaaaTGAtaataagtcttgcaactgttggtgtcaaagtgcattcTTCTACAATCAAAAATAGATTGCACAAATTAGGCCTGCGTGTGAGGCATGCTAGGAAAAAGGCTTTGCAGGACTACagtacagtttgccaatgagcatataggtaaagagcaggccttttggaataatgtgctctggacagatgaatcaaagacagagttgtttggtcacagtaacagcagacatgtttggcgctgaccaaagacagcttttcaggagaagcacctcataccaactgtgaagcacggtgatggaaatgttatggtttggggttgcttcactgtctcagggactggacagcttgcatttattgattcaactatgaaatCTGCATCAAATCAAAGactgcttgaagataatgtgaggccgtctgtccgaaagttgaagttgaacagaAAGTGGgcctttcagcaggataatgatcctaagcacactcgcaaatccaccaaggaatggctcaaaaagaagagatggagggttatggaatggcctagtcaaagcccggatttgaatcccattgaaatgttgttggggatttgaaacaggcaggacatgcaagaaaaccctcaaacatcttacaactgaaagaatataacatagaagagtggtcaaaaattccagcaagcctcgTGGACAATGATACAAAACGCCTACAATAAGTTATTTCAGCTAAAGTGGGTAATACTAGCTTCGGAGACCaaggatgtacttactttttccacagaagaatatcatgaaatatctattgatatttctgttgaataaatgattgaaaaagcttgttttccttgtggttttgttcaagtatatcaactttattaataggcactgtttcagaaatgatcaaatgtttgcttaaccaaatatgtgaaaaaaaccaacaatctccatgaggtgtacttattttttcacatgactatagcATCCAAGTCCCCTCAGTCCAACACTCAAGAAGGAGTTCCCCATTACGCCGAGGCTGACATCGTCAATCTGCAAGGAGTAACGGGAGGAAACACCTACGCAGTGCCAGCTGTCACTATGGACCTTCTGTCAGGAAAGGACATCCCTATAGAAGAATTTCCTCGAAAACTGTTCACGTTTAAGGAGAAGCTTGGAGAGGGCCAGTTCGGAGAGGTCAGTTCCAAGAGCCTGAATGACTCGAGATAAATGTGCTGTCAGTGTGTTGTCTGCTTTTCTAAAGgaaatgtgtgttttctcagtCGTGTTCATAATTCATGGTTCTTCAGTAAACATAATCACTGTCAATCTGTGATAGGTGCATCTTTGTGAAGCAGAAGACATGGAGGAGTTCATGGCTAAAGACTTCTCATTTGACGTCAGTGAGAATCAAACAGTACTTGTGGCTGTAAAAATGTTACGAGCTGatgcaaataaaaatgccaGGTAAAAAGCAGTTATTCTAATTTCTTATGACAATATTGCTATCCAAGACGAACGAACATTTCTTCATCTAGAAGTCTATCATTCGTCTATCATGTCACGTCTCACGTTTGACTTGCTGTCATTATTATTCAAGCAACATCTCTTTTTGTCCCTAACAGAAATGACTTTTTGAAAGAGATAAAAATAATGTCGCGGTTGAAAGATCCCAACATCATCCGGCTGCTAGGGGTGTGCATGAGCTCGGACCCCTTGTGCATGATCACTGAGTACATGGAGAACGGGGACCTCAACCAGTTCCTGTCCCGTCATGAAGCAGAGGGCATGATCGCCCTTCTCAGCAACGCACCAACAGTCAGGTACACATCTGCATTCAACCTTTATAATGGAACTGATAATGTTTTACGTGTACACCGATAGAAAAGACACATGAACTGAATCGTCACAACGTTCACAGGGTTTACAcgtttacacatgattcatttatttttagatgtttattgatgtatttttcacatattattCCCATTATGTCAGTCACAAGTGcagtttcatgttttttttcaccTGATCATATAATACTCACTTAATTACATATGAAATGTATGCGATTTTTCCCCTCCAAAAGGGTACACTTATACCAACACTGTATTATTATAACTGACTTTAGTTATAGTAACCTGCAGCACATGGCCACCCAGATCGCTTCAGGCATGAAGTACCTCTCATCACTGAACTTTGTGCACCGAGACCTCGCCACCCGAAACTGCCTGGTGGGCAAGAACTATACCATTAAGATCGCTGACTTTGGCATGAGCAGGAACCTGTACAGCGGAGATTACTATCGCATCCAGGGCCGGGCTGTGCTACCCATCCGCTGGATGTCCTGGGAGAGCATCCTCCTGGTGAGATTCTAAATATAAACCAGTTTGCTCTCACATGCAAAGTCATTATCGTGTAGATTAAAAGCTAATGAACTGTGTTTAAATGTCCTCGACAGGGTAAATTTACTACCGCCAGTGATGTTTGGGCGTTCGGTGTGACTCTCTGGGAGACGCTGACATTCTGCAAGGAGCAACCGTACTCACAGCTCTCAGATGAGCAGGTCATTGAAAACACGGGCGAGTTCTTCCGGGACCAGAGGCGACAGGTAGACGAGCTACGGCTGTGAAGAGATAAATAGCATGCAAGGTTTTCGGGTCAATATCTACTTGCGGCGCAATGATGTCACTGTTAACACCCTTGTGTTGCTGAACTCCGCATTTACTTTACGTCAACACCAAAATATGGCAATAAAACCCAAACTGCTTTAAATACCTTAGTTTTAAGTATATACCCAAGGCCAATACTGAACAGACTGTTCATAAATACCATAATTACACACCAAGCTTCAATCACTCTAATCTTCTAGGTAAAATATCACTGCAAAATAGATCATTTTATCAGTTAACATGTGTTGAATAAAGGCAAATGTATCGAATATTTCCTATTATGAGCTATATAAACACGTCAGGGCATGATGTGATAGGAAAGTagtcaatgacagggtggtgtgatgcggcccaGCATGGAATAGAGTTACTATAACCTATAATTAGAGGTTAGCACATTTCCTTGCAACTCCAGTGTTAGGGGTTTGATTCCAATGCATGTCCAAAGACAAAGACATATGTTGTAGGCttactggcatttccaaattgtccgttgtgcgatcgtgccctgcgatgtattggcaccccgtccagagtgtcccccaccttgtgccccaagtctccTAGGATAGGCGACAGACttcctgcaaccctgtgtagtataagcagtacagaaagtggatggattgacataccaaagtgttttattcttcttacaccacagcctTTTGTGAACACTTATGACCTTATTCTTAATAAATTCATATTAAAGAGCGACACATTGTAATTTTTATCGGTTTATAGTCACATCGAATGATATAGAAAGTCTGGGAAGTTATATCGCGCTAACAGCTTTACCTCCAACTGTTACaaaactctgacactggagactccttccaacagATGTGAAATTAGAtgtctttctttgttaaataaagccGAGGTCGTAAGTTTACATACATCTTGCAGAATcggcaaaatgttaataattaaaataaaacaagagggaccataaaaatgatattttgttttttatttacaccaATTTACaattaacaatttacaccgatcgttctgttcaaaagtttacacccccccccccggctcttaatccATCTCAGTTGTCTGAGATGGATCTCAatatcatatagccgctgttggaaaggggtcaaatacgcagaagatgctggaaaagtaaagaatgtgcaggccctggaggatttttttaaagaatggtGGGCattttaactgctcaggacaaacaaggaactcatgaacaactctcacaaaacataaaaacatcatgtcgttggtcatccaggtaacgacacacagtattaagaatcgagcgtgtgtaaattcagttattattgtgtcttgtggactatgtgtcaacatctgttatgtgaaatagcttcttcagggcagaactaattgaaaaactaaatgcaatttttatcatcccttttatttgtgttttcaattattaacattttgcaggttctgcaaggtgtatgtaaacttatgagcacaactgtaacaACACATCttgaaatctgtttattattaggcttagattattgAGCACATGACCACATGCAGGTTACAGGATATTACTCTGTCTAcgtaaaaaaattattagtcTAATATGTTGACAGTTGTGATTTTGATATTATTGCATGCTGTTAGCATAGTTTCTGTCTATTATGCTACATTACAAGGCACAAATTGaatcacacaataaataaaatatttgcttatttatgaAGGTTTATTTATATCCCTGCATTTTTCTGCTTATATATGGCTCTACTAATATAATAGCCACATATCAATGTAAAATAACTGGATTTTATACTGACATGTGCATGGGTTGGacatcatttaaaactttcaAGAACATGTTTAAAGCTGTTCTCACACAGTTTCCCACTTGTGTGTCCCCAAATGTAGTCTATCAAACAAGTCATTTTTAGTGTCTGAAATTTGCTTCAGTGGCTACAAGAGTAATGTATCTAACAAATGCATGTTTAAAGACTACAGTTAGCATAGTGCGAGACGGCATGTCTAAATCTCCAACACATTTGATATAAAGACAAcgtttttcttttccagttaAACTGATCATTTAAATCTTGATTTCG from Ictalurus furcatus strain D&B chromosome 11, Billie_1.0, whole genome shotgun sequence carries:
- the ddr2a gene encoding discoidin domain-containing receptor 2 isoform X2, whose translation is MKARSRFEMNHLWKIIFPLSLLLYLSGNVKSQVNPSVCRSPLGMSGRQILDEDISASSQWSESTAAKYGRLDSEEGDGAWCPESMIDPENMNEFLQIDLRSLHFITLVGTQGRHAGGIGNEFAQTYKIKYSRDGSRWISWRNQQGKEVIEGNRNAYDIVLKDLEPPIIARFVRFMPVIDHSMNVCMRVELYGCEWLDGLVSYNAPLGQEMILNDQEVYLNDSVYDGAIIYSMTEGLGQLTDGMCGLDDFTISHVWPGYDYVGWTNESFPNGYVEIMFEFDRTRNFTTMKVHCNNMFSQRVKVFQKVVCYFRSDLDWEPTPVSFSPVLDDVDPSARFVTVSLQNHMASAIKCQYYFSDMWMLFSEITFQSDTAMYNTTLPPPMPSAPPNPPPDDSNTRILIGCLVAIIFILVAIIIIILWRQVWQKVLEKVSRRMLDDELTASLSIQSEAFSCNNNLTSSAASEPESSSTYERIFPLGADYQEPSRLVRKLPDVSQVSEDTASKSPQSNTQEGVPHYAEADIVNLQGVTGGNTYAVPAVTMDLLSGKDIPIEEFPRKLFTFKEKLGEGQFGEVHLCEAEDMEEFMAKDFSFDVSENQTVLVAVKMLRADANKNARNDFLKEIKIMSRLKDPNIIRLLGVCMSSDPLCMITEYMENGDLNQFLSRHEAEGMIALLSNAPTVSYSNLQHMATQIASGMKYLSSLNFVHRDLATRNCLVGKNYTIKIADFGMSRNLYSGDYYRIQGRAVLPIRWMSWESILLGKFTTASDVWAFGVTLWETLTFCKEQPYSQLSDEQVIENTGEFFRDQRRQIYLPQPPMCPDPVYKLMLSCWHRNAKERPSFQEIHRILLENTP
- the ddr2a gene encoding discoidin domain-containing receptor 2 isoform X1, producing the protein MKARSRFEMNHLWKIIFPLSLLLYLSGNVKSQVNPSVCRSPLGMSGRQILDEDISASSQWSESTAAKYGRLDSEEGDGAWCPESMIDPENMNEFLQIDLRSLHFITLVGTQGRHAGGIGNEFAQTYKIKYSRDGSRWISWRNQQGKEVIEGNRNAYDIVLKDLEPPIIARFVRFMPVIDHSMNVCMRVELYGCEWLDGLVSYNAPLGQEMILNDQEVYLNDSVYDGAIIYSMTEGLGQLTDGMCGLDDFTISHVWPGYDYVGWTNESFPNGYVEIMFEFDRTRNFTTMKVHCNNMFSQRVKVFQKVVCYFRSDLDWEPTPVSFSPVLDDVDPSARFVTVSLQNHMASAIKCQYYFSDMWMLFSEITFQSDTAMYNTTLPPPMPSAPPNPPPGDNPVHKVDDSNTRILIGCLVAIIFILVAIIIIILWRQVWQKVLEKVSRRMLDDELTASLSIQSEAFSCNNNLTSSAASEPESSSTYERIFPLGADYQEPSRLVRKLPDVSQVSEDTASKSPQSNTQEGVPHYAEADIVNLQGVTGGNTYAVPAVTMDLLSGKDIPIEEFPRKLFTFKEKLGEGQFGEVHLCEAEDMEEFMAKDFSFDVSENQTVLVAVKMLRADANKNARNDFLKEIKIMSRLKDPNIIRLLGVCMSSDPLCMITEYMENGDLNQFLSRHEAEGMIALLSNAPTVSYSNLQHMATQIASGMKYLSSLNFVHRDLATRNCLVGKNYTIKIADFGMSRNLYSGDYYRIQGRAVLPIRWMSWESILLGKFTTASDVWAFGVTLWETLTFCKEQPYSQLSDEQVIENTGEFFRDQRRQIYLPQPPMCPDPVYKLMLSCWHRNAKERPSFQEIHRILLENTP